A genomic stretch from Erigeron canadensis isolate Cc75 chromosome 9, C_canadensis_v1, whole genome shotgun sequence includes:
- the LOC122581945 gene encoding uncharacterized protein LOC122581945 — MIVEKQGSRAEGGHVFRHFFDWNAKSRKKLLLETPIVSEQMKQKTSSNMHMPITQYHPVIENYTAGSLIGASSLVDEDDYGKSPGVVARLMGLSSLPTSCSETHSNRFPDTPSIPSIRNPPEFKQKDNLQMDRKHRVIEKFQTESLPPKSARSVSVTQQKLLSPIKNSGFVSSNDPTHIMEAASKIPLVGSPAVPSSGRKSSRRPVESNAARSLKGQSMNKSWDGCLERKPVSEDGKKSVSLAIQAKVNVKKREGLSFYGAEPINGQVSRQKNTLKKPSTNSILKQNNQKQNCSTDRGKYTAKSSASSVNSQPRKPVSEKNTLKKNNDRKKPSIEDAKNKICGKNDRSGNSVVKSNGLDVISFTFTSPMSHSKDKKNTFIGNTHGKKALINFVGSKDGLNLAAGGDSLSSLLDQKLRELTAMSAVSVSLESRINTTPIFQDKRNRYKASIDHNLIVQEHGAGFPKKPTTMEVDTESEAGYVKGILSDIGTMFEDFVLNRTGKIVNPRRFDQLEAKRRVFEKKHEVKLRRKLVFDCVSECVDLKCRVWPLGLAAVRRKDLLAEEVCNEISGWEQMKDCMVEELVDKDMSGSQHQKWLDYDLEAFEVGVDFEKQLLSSLIDELVDDILET; from the exons ATGATAGTGGAGAAACAAGGTTCCAGGGCTGAAGGAGGCCATGTATTTCGACATTTTTTTGATTGGAATGCAAAATCGCGTAAAAAGTTGCTTTTGGAGACTCCCATTGTATCAG AACAAATGAAGCAGAAAACGAGTAGCAATATGCACATGCCAATCACTCAGTATCATCCG GTTATTGAAAATTATACAGCAGGAAGTTTGATTGGCGCATCTTCACtagttgatgaagatgattatgGTAAATCACCTGGGGTGGTTGCTAGGCTTATGGGATTGAGTTCTTTACCAACTTCATGTTCCGAGACACATTCAAACCGATTCCCTGACACCCCGTCTATACCTTCTATTAGAAATCCCCCTGaatttaaacaaaaagataACCTCCAAATGGATAGAAAACATAGAGTAATAGAGAAATTTCAAACCGAAAGTTTACCTCCAAAATCTGCTAGATCAGTTTCGGTCACTCaacaaaaacttttatctcCTATAAAGAACTCAGGATTCGTGTCTTCAAATGATCCAACTCATATAATGGAAGCAGCATCAAAAATACCGCTAGTTGGATCACCTGCAGTTCCTTCTTCAGGTAGAAAATCTTCTCGAAGGCCAGTGGAGTCAAATGCTGCTAGGAGCCTAAAAGGACAATCGATGAACAAGAGTTGGGATGGTTGTTTAGAGCGAAAACCGGTATCAGAAGATGGGAAAAAGTCCGTTTCGTTAGCTATTCAGGCGAAGGTTAACGTTAAAAAACGTGAAGGTTTGAGTTTTTATGGAGCTGAACCAATCAATGGTCAGGTTAGTAGGCAAAAGAATACCCTCAAGAAACCTTCTACAAATAGTATACTTAAACAGAACAACCAGAAACAAAATTGCTCAACTGATAGAGGAAAATACACTGCAAAATCTTCAGCATCTTCAGTCAATTCTCAGCCTAGAAAACCTGTTTCTGAGAAGAACACCttgaaaaaaaacaatgatCGAAAGAAACCTTCTATAGAAGATGCAAAGAACAAGATTTGTGGTAAGAATGATCGAAGTGGAAACAGTGTAGTAAAGTCTAATGGATTGGATGTTATATCCTTCACTTTCACATCCCCTATGTCACACTCAAAAGACAAAAAGAACACCTTTATAGGTAATACTCATGGCAAAAAAGCGTTGATCAACTTTGTTGGGAGTAAAGATGGTTTAAATTTAGCAGCCGGAGGTGATTCTTTGAGTTCCCTTTTGGACCAAAAACTAAGGGAATTAACTGCTATGTCTGCAGTCTCTGTTTCTTTAGAATCACGAATTAACACAACTCCGATCTTCCAAGACAAAAGAAACCGATATAAAGCAAGTATAGACCACAACCTAATTGTTCAAGAACATGGTGCAGGCTTCCCAAAGAAACCTACGACCATGGAGGTTGACACCGAGTCAGAAGCAGGTTATGTGAAGGGCATACTTTCTGATATCGGGACTATGTTTGAGGATTTCGTCTTAAACAGGACTGGGAAGATTGTGAACCCCCGTCGGTTTGATCAACTAGAAGCTAAAAGACGTGTTTTTGAGAAGAAGCATGAGGTTAAGTTAAGACGTAAGCTTGTGTTTGACTGTGTGAGTGAGTGTGTTGACTTGAAATGTAGAGTCTGGCCACTAGGGCTAGCAGCCGTGAGAAGAAAAGATCTGCTAGCTGAAGAAGTGTGTAACGAGATCTCGGGGTGGGAACAGATGAAAGATTGTATGGTCGAGGAGCTTGTTGACAAGGATATGAGTGGCAGTCAACACCAAAAATGGCTTGACTATGACCTTGAAGCATTCGAAGTTGGAGTAGACTTCGAGAAGCAATTACTCAGTTCCTTAATCGATGAACTTGTTGATGATATCTTGGAAACATAG